One genomic segment of Roseovarius sp. EL26 includes these proteins:
- the pgk gene encoding phosphoglycerate kinase, producing MGWKTLDDMDLSGKTVLTRVDINVPVKDGIVTDATRIERIVPTINDILARGGKPLLIAHFGRPKGKVVLDMSLRVAVPALEAALGRSVTLLETLEGAEALTDEARAADVLLLENIRFHPGEEANDAEFAKRLAGLGDIYCNDAFSAAHRAHASTTSIAAHMPSCAGRLMQAELEALEAALGAPQRPVVAVVGGAKVSTKLDLLGNLVEKVDQLVIGGGMANTFLAAQGLNVGKSLCEHDMAPTARAIMTKAGAAGCEILLPADVVVAREFAANAANETVPAHACPEDAMILDAGPQSVARVGAALESAKTLIWNGPLGAFEIEPFDTATNAAAKHAAALSKAGNLTSVAGGGDTVAALNKAGAAEDFTYISTAGGAFLEWMEGKELPGVAALTA from the coding sequence ATGGGCTGGAAAACACTGGATGACATGGATCTGAGCGGTAAGACCGTGCTGACACGTGTGGACATCAACGTGCCGGTCAAAGACGGCATTGTCACTGACGCCACCCGGATCGAACGCATCGTACCCACGATCAACGACATTCTGGCACGTGGCGGCAAGCCATTGCTGATTGCGCACTTTGGTCGCCCAAAGGGCAAAGTGGTACTGGATATGTCCCTGCGTGTTGCGGTTCCCGCACTGGAAGCGGCGCTTGGTCGCTCCGTGACATTATTGGAAACACTGGAAGGCGCCGAGGCCCTAACAGATGAAGCCCGCGCTGCTGACGTATTGTTGTTGGAAAACATCCGGTTCCATCCGGGGGAAGAAGCCAATGACGCAGAGTTTGCCAAACGTCTGGCTGGTCTGGGTGATATTTATTGCAATGATGCCTTCTCGGCTGCGCACCGTGCGCATGCGTCGACCACCAGTATCGCTGCACATATGCCATCTTGCGCCGGTCGCCTGATGCAGGCGGAACTGGAAGCGCTTGAGGCCGCACTTGGTGCGCCGCAGCGCCCTGTTGTCGCCGTCGTTGGTGGCGCGAAAGTGTCCACCAAGCTCGATCTTCTGGGCAATCTGGTGGAGAAAGTCGATCAACTGGTCATCGGTGGTGGCATGGCCAACACCTTCCTTGCCGCGCAAGGACTGAACGTTGGCAAATCGCTGTGCGAACACGACATGGCCCCCACCGCGCGCGCGATCATGACCAAGGCCGGTGCTGCTGGCTGTGAAATCCTGCTGCCTGCCGATGTGGTTGTGGCGCGGGAGTTTGCCGCCAACGCGGCAAATGAAACCGTCCCGGCCCATGCCTGTCCCGAGGATGCGATGATCTTGGACGCCGGTCCGCAAAGCGTGGCGCGCGTTGGTGCGGCGCTGGAAAGCGCCAAAACCCTGATCTGGAACGGCCCGCTGGGGGCGTTTGAGATCGAGCCCTTTGATACTGCCACCAATGCCGCCGCGAAACACGCCGCCGCGCTGAGCAAGGCAGGCAATCTAACCTCGGTCGCAGGCGGTGGGGACACAGTTGCCGCCCTTAACAAGGCCGGCGCGGCAGAGGATTTCACCTATATCTCCACTGCAGGCGGGGCCTTTCTTGAATGGATGGAAGGCAAGGAATTGCCTGGTGTGGCCGCGTTAACCGCCTAA
- a CDS encoding peptidylprolyl isomerase codes for MRKLAVLFALMASPALATGLQIDVSGKANGTIKIDLLEDVAPKHVERITALAREGAYDGVAFHRVISGFMAQTGDVEFGRVGSGNLGYAGTGGSDRPDLKSEFSDQPFVRGTLGMARSSSPHSANSQFFIMFQSAPHLDGQYTVVGQVTEGMEVVDKIKRGSGQSGSVSGKPDVMTKVTVTD; via the coding sequence ATGCGTAAGCTGGCAGTTTTGTTTGCCCTTATGGCCAGCCCTGCGCTGGCCACTGGGCTTCAGATTGATGTGTCTGGCAAAGCCAACGGTACGATCAAGATTGATCTGTTGGAGGATGTTGCGCCCAAGCATGTTGAGCGGATCACCGCTTTGGCCCGTGAAGGTGCTTATGATGGCGTCGCGTTCCATCGTGTGATCAGCGGCTTTATGGCGCAAACTGGCGATGTTGAATTTGGCCGCGTCGGTAGTGGGAATTTGGGCTATGCAGGGACTGGTGGCAGTGATCGCCCGGATCTAAAATCCGAATTCTCAGATCAACCGTTTGTGCGTGGCACACTTGGCATGGCACGTTCATCCAGCCCACACAGCGCCAACAGTCAGTTTTTCATCATGTTCCAGTCAGCCCCACATCTGGACGGCCAATATACTGTGGTCGGACAAGTCACCGAAGGCATGGAGGTCGTTGACAAGATTAAACGCGGCTCAGGCCAGTCTGGCTCTGTCAGTGGCAAGCCGGATGTGATGACCAAAGTGACTGTGACTGACTGA
- a CDS encoding peptidylprolyl isomerase, with protein MAEIKDPENTILMELKDGTVAIELLPDVAPGHCERMKELARSGAYDNVAFHRVIDGFMAQTGDVANGNMENNFNLRSAGTGGSDLPNLKAEFSGVPHDRGTLGAARSQNPDSANSQFFVNFKDNHFLNRQYTVYGRVIEGMEHVDAITKGEPPANPDRMISVKVAADA; from the coding sequence ATGGCCGAAATCAAAGACCCCGAAAACACCATCCTGATGGAACTCAAAGACGGCACCGTCGCTATCGAATTGCTGCCTGATGTGGCCCCCGGCCACTGTGAGCGGATGAAAGAGCTGGCGCGATCGGGTGCGTATGACAATGTGGCCTTCCACCGGGTGATCGATGGCTTCATGGCGCAAACTGGCGACGTGGCCAATGGCAACATGGAAAATAATTTCAACCTACGCTCAGCGGGCACTGGTGGTAGCGACCTGCCAAACCTGAAAGCCGAATTCAGCGGCGTGCCACATGATCGTGGAACTCTGGGTGCCGCGCGCAGCCAAAACCCTGACAGCGCCAACAGCCAGTTTTTCGTCAACTTCAAAGACAATCACTTCCTGAACCGTCAGTACACAGTTTACGGCCGCGTGATTGAAGGCATGGAGCATGTTGATGCGATCACCAAAGGTGAGCCACCCGCAAACCCGGACCGCATGATCAGCGTCAAGGTTGCCGCAGATGCGTAA
- a CDS encoding TRAP transporter large permease, translating to MLWNTLNQTVELGWDFYLPVIMFVALIALAVPVWAAIGTAAITMLVMSGDLPLSLVGESLFSGIDAFALTAVPLFILTGDVLVRTGLSRKFLDVAEALTCFAKGGFGSATVLVCGMFAAISGSDAAGAAAVGRMTIDRLVESGYPRPYACALVAAGACTGILIPPSIAYIIIGLVLGISASTLFLAALIPGLAILLAILITNLIVNRIYLYEGGGMLTASEWFSNLGRALKSGWYAFIVPGIIFYGIFSGRLTPTEAGATAVVVTIIMGFVLGTLKLADFPAMLVSSAKVNGVILPIIAFSAPLAEALAIMGVPQGFVTSVTSLTNEPWLLILLMIGILIAAGCVMETTPNIVILAPILKPLADNIGMNEIQFCIMMITALGVGFITPPLGLNLFVVSGITGESILKIAARAVPFVLCMFVVVLMIAYVPALSTTFLPDIYK from the coding sequence ATGCTTTGGAATACACTCAATCAAACCGTTGAATTGGGCTGGGATTTTTATCTGCCAGTCATCATGTTTGTGGCGCTAATAGCGCTAGCTGTGCCGGTCTGGGCTGCCATTGGCACTGCAGCTATCACCATGCTGGTCATGTCCGGCGATCTGCCTCTCAGCCTTGTCGGCGAAAGCCTTTTTTCTGGCATCGACGCCTTTGCCCTGACTGCGGTTCCCTTGTTTATCTTGACCGGTGATGTTCTCGTTCGAACGGGGTTATCGCGCAAGTTTCTTGACGTGGCCGAGGCGCTAACCTGCTTTGCCAAGGGGGGATTTGGTTCTGCGACTGTTTTGGTCTGCGGCATGTTCGCGGCGATCTCGGGCTCTGACGCGGCGGGGGCCGCTGCTGTGGGACGGATGACTATCGACCGCCTTGTTGAGAGCGGTTATCCACGTCCCTATGCTTGCGCGTTGGTGGCGGCGGGCGCCTGTACGGGCATCCTTATTCCACCTTCGATTGCCTACATCATTATTGGTCTTGTGTTGGGGATATCGGCGTCTACGCTTTTCTTGGCGGCCCTAATCCCCGGCCTTGCCATTTTGCTCGCGATCCTGATCACAAACCTGATCGTCAATCGCATCTACCTGTACGAGGGTGGTGGCATGCTCACTGCCAGCGAATGGTTCTCCAATCTGGGCCGCGCACTGAAATCTGGTTGGTATGCCTTCATCGTGCCAGGCATCATCTTCTACGGTATCTTCTCGGGGCGTCTGACCCCCACCGAAGCCGGTGCAACAGCCGTTGTGGTTACTATCATCATGGGGTTTGTTCTCGGCACGCTCAAACTGGCTGATTTCCCGGCGATGCTGGTCAGCTCGGCCAAAGTCAACGGTGTGATCCTTCCCATTATTGCCTTCTCGGCCCCCTTGGCGGAAGCGCTGGCCATCATGGGAGTGCCTCAGGGTTTTGTCACCTCGGTCACGTCTCTGACCAACGAGCCTTGGCTGCTCATCTTGCTGATGATCGGTATTCTGATCGCCGCGGGCTGTGTGATGGAAACAACGCCGAACATCGTTATCTTGGCGCCCATCCTCAAACCGCTGGCAGACAACATTGGCATGAACGAAATTCAGTTCTGCATCATGATGATCACTGCCCTGGGTGTCGGGTTCATCACGCCACCCCTTGGGCTGAATTTGTTCGTGGTGTCGGGGATAACGGGTGAATCTATCCTCAAGATCGCCGCACGCGCTGTTCCATTCGTCTTGTGTATGTTCGTTGTGGTCCTAATGATCGCCTACGTGCCCGCACTGTCGACAACCTTCCTTCCTGATATCTATAAATAA
- a CDS encoding LacI family DNA-binding transcriptional regulator, giving the protein MTAIKGAPTLDDVAKAAGVSTATVSRCLNGSGRVVEKTRDRVMRAVSDLGYTPNFGARVMAAKRTYTIGAIIPTMENAIFARGLQAFQEELHARGYTLLVASSAYRPEIEEEQIRALVSRGADGLLLIGHDRSASIYNYLEQQNVPALVAWSYQNDTRVPSIGFSNRIAMQELAEEVIRLGHTKVAMISGICEGNDRARMRVQGLIDALALHGLGIDAGQIIETSYEIDRGAEAFESLMAQNIKPTAVLCGNDVLAVGALQRAGELGLKVPQDVSITGFDDIELAQIVSPPLTTVHVPHREMGRKAASELVDMVELRNTGKSVILETRITKRGSLAKQMD; this is encoded by the coding sequence ATGACAGCAATCAAAGGTGCGCCAACACTTGATGATGTGGCGAAGGCAGCAGGCGTCTCGACGGCGACTGTGTCGCGTTGCTTGAATGGCTCAGGTCGGGTGGTCGAGAAAACACGTGACCGGGTCATGCGTGCCGTTTCGGACCTAGGGTACACCCCCAACTTTGGGGCGCGGGTCATGGCCGCCAAACGCACCTATACGATAGGGGCGATCATCCCGACGATGGAAAACGCCATCTTTGCCCGTGGCCTGCAAGCCTTTCAAGAAGAACTTCATGCAAGGGGGTATACATTGCTCGTGGCCAGTTCCGCCTATAGGCCCGAGATCGAAGAAGAGCAAATTCGCGCCTTGGTATCTCGTGGGGCAGACGGGTTGCTGTTGATTGGGCATGATCGTTCGGCGTCAATTTATAACTACCTTGAACAGCAAAACGTTCCTGCATTGGTTGCTTGGTCATATCAAAATGATACTCGTGTGCCTTCGATTGGCTTTAGCAACCGCATTGCTATGCAGGAATTGGCTGAAGAAGTCATCCGCCTAGGTCATACCAAAGTCGCAATGATTTCAGGGATATGCGAGGGGAATGATCGCGCACGGATGCGGGTGCAGGGGTTAATAGATGCACTTGCATTACATGGGTTGGGCATAGACGCGGGCCAAATTATCGAAACTTCGTACGAGATAGATCGCGGCGCGGAAGCATTTGAATCCTTGATGGCACAAAATATCAAACCGACCGCAGTTTTGTGCGGCAACGATGTTCTCGCAGTCGGCGCACTACAACGAGCGGGTGAGCTTGGCCTGAAGGTCCCCCAAGATGTTTCTATCACTGGTTTCGATGATATCGAGTTGGCGCAAATTGTCAGTCCTCCATTGACCACCGTACATGTCCCTCATCGAGAAATGGGTCGCAAAGCCGCAAGCGAACTAGTGGATATGGTGGAACTGAGAAACACTGGAAAATCCGTTATTCTTGAGACCAGAATTACCAAGCGAGGGTCACTGGCAAAGCAAATGGATTGA
- a CDS encoding alcohol dehydrogenase catalytic domain-containing protein — MKALIYDGEQQLGYREVAKAEPHDDEVLIRVEAVGICGSDMHAYLGHDNRRPAPLILGHEAAGTIEGGAQDGRRVTVNPLVTCQTCPACKNGRQNLCKTRQIISMPPREGAFAQYLAMPDRNLVTVPEDVPLSKAALAEPLAVSWHAARLVLDTLHPQSERRALVIGGGAIGLAAALALKAMEIEDVTIIEPNSARRAFLTDTCQQVAVADTTETFNIVIDAVGFAATRAKASELAEPGGAIAHVGLGEDAGGIDVRRLTLQEITFIGTYTYTDQDFRDTAQAIFDGRLGALDWFETRSLADGAMAFQNLKSGLVSAPKIILDPWA; from the coding sequence ATGAAGGCCCTGATCTATGACGGTGAACAACAGCTCGGCTATCGCGAAGTTGCCAAGGCGGAGCCACATGATGACGAGGTTCTGATCCGGGTCGAGGCGGTCGGCATCTGCGGCTCGGACATGCATGCCTACCTTGGGCACGACAATCGCCGCCCAGCCCCGCTCATTCTGGGACATGAGGCTGCTGGCACCATTGAGGGTGGTGCACAGGATGGTCGTCGTGTGACCGTCAATCCGCTGGTGACATGCCAGACGTGTCCAGCCTGCAAAAACGGGCGGCAAAATCTGTGCAAAACCCGCCAGATCATCTCGATGCCCCCGCGCGAGGGGGCATTTGCGCAATACCTCGCCATGCCGGATCGCAATCTGGTCACCGTGCCAGAAGATGTACCACTTTCAAAAGCGGCTTTGGCTGAACCATTGGCGGTAAGCTGGCATGCCGCTCGCTTGGTGTTGGACACCCTGCATCCCCAATCAGAGCGTCGCGCCTTGGTGATCGGTGGAGGTGCTATCGGACTGGCCGCCGCGCTGGCGCTCAAGGCCATGGAGATTGAAGACGTCACCATCATCGAACCCAATTCAGCACGCCGGGCCTTCTTGACCGACACCTGTCAGCAGGTAGCGGTTGCTGACACTACAGAGACGTTCAATATCGTGATTGATGCTGTTGGTTTTGCGGCGACTCGCGCCAAGGCCTCAGAACTGGCGGAACCCGGTGGGGCCATTGCCCATGTCGGGTTGGGCGAAGATGCGGGCGGGATCGACGTGCGCCGCCTGACCCTGCAAGAGATCACCTTCATCGGCACCTACACCTACACTGATCAGGATTTTCGCGACACGGCGCAGGCGATTTTTGATGGCCGCCTTGGAGCGCTTGATTGGTTTGAAACACGTTCTTTAGCAGATGGCGCTATGGCCTTTCAGAATTTGAAATCTGGCCTCGTATCTGCCCCCAAAATCATACTGGACCCATGGGCGTAA
- a CDS encoding DUF4336 domain-containing protein: MTGPAHAPYDTLKPIADGIWIIDGAPVRSNWLMRGTRATVVKLHDGSLWVYAPTTLTTNLQAELDALGPVKHLIVPNTKYLTVLPVWQATYMDAIVYGAPGVPELAEGRAERVRVDCELDIDQAEAEWDGQLGQMLVRGSWRHREMVFFHHDSATLILADLIQAHDTNAMPAWMRPIVWLAGTEHTDGKMPYLMARGFNREALEESVEKLIAFAPERVILSQGHWYQSNGTAELQRAFRRLVGSQQWLRALTTMERMRNHKSK; the protein is encoded by the coding sequence ATGACCGGACCTGCACATGCGCCTTATGATACACTCAAACCTATCGCGGACGGGATTTGGATTATCGATGGCGCGCCGGTCCGCTCAAATTGGCTCATGCGTGGAACACGGGCCACGGTGGTTAAGCTGCACGATGGCAGTCTCTGGGTGTATGCTCCCACAACGCTCACCACGAATTTACAGGCCGAGCTGGACGCGCTGGGGCCGGTCAAACATCTGATCGTTCCAAATACCAAGTATCTGACAGTCCTGCCGGTGTGGCAGGCGACCTATATGGACGCGATTGTTTACGGGGCACCGGGTGTGCCTGAACTGGCCGAGGGCCGCGCGGAACGGGTTCGGGTGGACTGCGAACTGGACATCGATCAGGCCGAGGCAGAGTGGGACGGGCAATTGGGCCAGATGCTGGTGCGTGGCAGTTGGCGTCATCGCGAGATGGTCTTTTTTCATCATGATAGCGCGACCTTGATTTTGGCTGATCTCATTCAGGCGCATGATACAAATGCAATGCCTGCCTGGATGCGGCCCATTGTCTGGCTGGCAGGTACGGAACATACCGACGGTAAGATGCCCTATCTGATGGCGCGTGGGTTCAATCGGGAAGCGTTGGAGGAAAGTGTTGAAAAGCTCATCGCCTTTGCGCCTGAACGTGTGATCTTGTCACAAGGACATTGGTATCAAAGTAACGGCACGGCCGAGTTGCAGCGTGCCTTTCGTCGTTTGGTTGGATCGCAGCAATGGCTGCGGGCACTCACGACAATGGAACGTATGCGTAATCACAAAAGCAAATGA
- a CDS encoding TRAP transporter small permease yields MNLLRRIDRDAERWLLLIFYVMLVITMAIEVLRREIFSYSSIWGEEVVRYSFIYLAWIGAAAAVKERAHIRIDVIMHYIPPRAKALLYIFGDLVMFVVAVIALYWSYEAVHVSAKFGSVTDGLRISKVWFLMAVPTGFGLMIWRLLQSFARDFKSLRDGTPVFEGDKLFD; encoded by the coding sequence ATGAATTTACTTCGCCGAATAGACCGCGATGCAGAACGTTGGTTGCTTCTCATCTTTTACGTGATGCTTGTGATCACTATGGCCATCGAAGTTTTAAGGCGAGAAATCTTCTCGTATTCTTCGATCTGGGGCGAAGAGGTTGTACGGTATTCATTCATTTACCTAGCTTGGATCGGGGCTGCCGCCGCGGTCAAAGAACGCGCTCACATCCGCATTGATGTGATCATGCACTACATCCCACCCCGTGCCAAAGCGTTACTCTATATCTTCGGCGACCTGGTGATGTTCGTTGTCGCGGTTATTGCGCTCTATTGGTCCTATGAGGCCGTGCATGTCTCGGCCAAGTTTGGCTCTGTGACCGATGGTCTGCGGATCTCCAAGGTTTGGTTCCTGATGGCTGTCCCTACAGGCTTTGGCCTGATGATCTGGCGTCTGCTCCAATCATTCGCTCGTGACTTCAAATCCCTCCGGGACGGCACCCCCGTCTTCGAAGGCGACAAATTGTTTGATTGA
- a CDS encoding universal stress protein — protein sequence MYNKILVAMALDHDLSPKTLQIAEALRNDGGEIIAFHVHEAPQGTASVYMDEDVIKAAYAKSEALLKEKLKGIDNITPKITKGHAARTIIDYATANGVDCIVIGSHKPGLSDYFLGSSASRVVRHAPCAVHVQRDDS from the coding sequence ATGTACAACAAGATACTTGTCGCCATGGCACTGGACCATGATCTTTCCCCAAAAACACTGCAGATTGCAGAAGCGTTGCGCAACGACGGGGGCGAGATCATCGCATTTCACGTTCACGAAGCGCCTCAGGGAACCGCAAGCGTTTATATGGATGAGGACGTGATCAAGGCGGCCTATGCAAAATCCGAAGCGTTGCTGAAAGAGAAACTCAAGGGCATCGACAATATCACGCCCAAGATCACCAAGGGACATGCCGCACGCACGATCATTGATTATGCCACGGCAAACGGCGTTGATTGCATCGTCATTGGCTCTCATAAACCGGGGCTGAGCGATTACTTTCTCGGCTCCTCTGCCAGCCGGGTTGTACGCCACGCGCCCTGCGCCGTACATGTTCAACGTGACGACTCTTAA
- a CDS encoding SDR family NAD(P)-dependent oxidoreductase — protein MDDPRALFDLTGRVACVTGASSGLGRRAVLALAASGAKVVGIARRDEELKKLHDEVGVDAMAYTVADLSDRSKVAALADAVSKPFGAPDIIIHAAGVNTREAADDVTAEGWDKTLALNLTIPFFLTQALVPAMQAKGWGRVVNFASLQTTRAFPGGIAYGASKAGIGQLTRAMAEAWSSQGITANAIGPGFFPTELTEAVFADPDRAERNAAQTCIGRNGRMEDIDGPLLFLCSDASAYVTGQVLMVDGGFTAK, from the coding sequence ATGGATGACCCTCGCGCACTCTTTGATCTGACCGGACGGGTGGCCTGTGTGACCGGTGCCAGCTCTGGGTTGGGGCGGCGGGCTGTTTTGGCCCTTGCTGCCAGCGGTGCAAAGGTTGTTGGCATCGCCCGCCGGGACGAGGAATTAAAAAAACTGCACGATGAGGTCGGCGTGGATGCCATGGCTTATACCGTCGCAGATCTGTCGGATCGCTCCAAAGTCGCGGCTCTTGCTGATGCCGTGTCAAAACCCTTCGGTGCCCCAGATATCATCATCCATGCGGCGGGCGTGAACACGCGCGAGGCAGCAGACGACGTGACGGCTGAGGGCTGGGACAAGACCCTCGCCCTGAACTTGACGATACCGTTTTTCCTTACGCAAGCGCTTGTGCCTGCGATGCAGGCAAAGGGCTGGGGTAGGGTCGTAAACTTCGCCTCGCTCCAGACCACACGCGCCTTTCCTGGTGGCATCGCCTATGGGGCGTCAAAGGCCGGGATCGGACAACTCACGCGCGCCATGGCCGAGGCTTGGTCATCACAAGGTATCACCGCAAATGCCATCGGCCCGGGCTTTTTCCCAACCGAACTGACCGAGGCGGTATTTGCCGATCCTGACAGGGCAGAACGAAACGCAGCACAAACCTGCATTGGCCGCAATGGCCGGATGGAAGACATCGACGGGCCTTTGCTGTTTCTATGCTCGGATGCATCCGCCTATGTCACAGGGCAGGTCTTGATGGTCGATGGGGGTTTCACAGCGAAATGA
- a CDS encoding TRAP transporter substrate-binding protein: MDKDQKELASATRRNFLKLTSSGAFTAAMVAGAGGVLWSSEATAQTANEERDREKAAAHIMTLATAYVLGASRSYPIMQLDLKENIQNATNGKVYVKLAPGGQLGAGGSLVQKVQGGTIQAAQHSLSNFAPFASTVDLINMPYLCGSNQRFTNLVNSDHWNAEVHPKIEAAGFKALFYVNIDPRVVAVRKGGAGAVLSPGDLDGIKFRVPGSKMLQQYYRMVGANPTPVAWGETPSAIKQGVADALDPSVGALYVFGFKDILSHVTFTQAVPDSQVYSCNLEWFNSLPADVQEGVMWGSEMTAHQNLSKVPSARAYAMAELNKAGVEFHSLSEDQLAEWQEAGGYQRSEWDEFKVDLAGSMEAFAKLEEAAGTQGKYYVHDA, from the coding sequence ATGGATAAAGATCAAAAGGAACTCGCATCGGCGACGCGCCGTAATTTCCTAAAGTTGACATCAAGCGGGGCATTCACTGCCGCGATGGTGGCCGGGGCGGGCGGTGTGCTCTGGTCGTCCGAGGCTACGGCGCAAACCGCGAATGAAGAACGCGACCGCGAAAAGGCGGCCGCACATATCATGACGCTGGCCACAGCCTATGTGCTGGGAGCCTCGCGCAGCTATCCGATTATGCAATTGGACCTGAAAGAAAATATTCAAAACGCCACCAACGGCAAAGTCTACGTCAAGCTGGCACCGGGCGGACAACTTGGGGCGGGTGGCTCTTTGGTACAAAAGGTTCAGGGTGGAACCATCCAGGCAGCACAGCATTCTCTATCAAACTTTGCACCGTTTGCCTCGACCGTTGATCTTATCAACATGCCATATCTTTGTGGTTCTAACCAACGCTTCACCAATCTGGTAAACTCGGACCATTGGAACGCCGAAGTGCACCCCAAAATCGAAGCGGCGGGTTTCAAGGCTCTGTTCTACGTCAACATTGACCCGCGCGTCGTCGCGGTGCGCAAAGGCGGTGCCGGAGCAGTCCTTAGCCCTGGCGATCTTGATGGCATAAAGTTCCGGGTTCCCGGCTCGAAAATGCTGCAACAATACTACCGAATGGTTGGTGCTAATCCGACACCGGTTGCTTGGGGCGAAACGCCATCAGCGATCAAACAGGGTGTTGCTGATGCTCTCGATCCATCCGTCGGAGCGCTTTACGTCTTTGGCTTCAAAGATATCCTCAGCCACGTGACCTTCACACAGGCCGTGCCTGACAGCCAAGTTTATTCGTGTAACCTCGAATGGTTCAACTCCTTGCCAGCCGATGTGCAAGAAGGGGTCATGTGGGGATCCGAAATGACCGCGCACCAGAACCTATCCAAAGTACCATCAGCGCGCGCATATGCGATGGCAGAACTGAACAAGGCGGGCGTCGAATTCCACTCGCTATCGGAAGATCAACTTGCTGAATGGCAAGAGGCCGGTGGGTATCAACGATCCGAATGGGACGAGTTCAAGGTCGACCTGGCCGGTTCGATGGAGGCCTTTGCCAAGCTGGAAGAAGCTGCAGGTACCCAAGGCAAATACTACGTTCACGACGCCTAA
- the hisD gene encoding histidinol dehydrogenase, translating into MTREYLKKASLTSASDASEVHATVKTILTDIEAGGDAKALEYAKKFDQYEGAILLSPEEIEAASALVPDKLKRDIQFAHDNVKRFAQTQKATVSDVELEIVPGMIAGQKAIPVDAAGCYVPGGRYSHIASAIMTVTTAKVAGCRHITACSPPRPDVGVAPAIVYAAHICGADKILAMGGVQGVAAMTFGLFGLPKANILVGPGNQFVAEAKRILFGRVGIDMIAGPTDSLILADKAADAHIVATDLVSQAEHGYNSPVWLVTDNRELAEKVMELVPELINDLPDVNRENAGAAWRDYAEVILCADREEMAATSDDYAPEHLTVQADDLEWWLDRLTCYGSLFLGEETTVSFGDKATGTNHVLPTSGAASYTGGLSVHKYMKIVTWQRATREGAKPVAEATARIARLEGMEGHARAADVRLAKYFPDETFDLTADG; encoded by the coding sequence ATGACCCGTGAATACCTGAAAAAGGCCAGCCTGACCTCTGCTTCTGACGCCTCAGAAGTGCACGCCACCGTAAAGACGATCCTTACTGATATCGAAGCGGGTGGCGATGCCAAGGCATTGGAGTATGCCAAGAAGTTTGACCAGTACGAAGGTGCTATTCTTCTCTCACCCGAAGAGATCGAGGCCGCCAGCGCTTTGGTGCCGGACAAGCTTAAGCGTGACATTCAGTTTGCCCATGACAACGTCAAACGTTTTGCCCAGACGCAAAAGGCAACCGTCTCAGACGTGGAGCTGGAGATCGTGCCGGGGATGATCGCAGGGCAAAAGGCAATCCCAGTGGATGCCGCAGGTTGCTATGTGCCGGGCGGGCGATACAGCCACATCGCCAGCGCGATCATGACGGTTACGACTGCCAAGGTTGCGGGTTGTCGCCATATCACGGCCTGTTCGCCGCCACGCCCCGATGTCGGTGTTGCGCCAGCGATCGTCTACGCCGCGCATATCTGTGGCGCGGACAAGATTTTAGCTATGGGCGGTGTTCAGGGTGTCGCGGCGATGACCTTCGGTCTGTTTGGCCTGCCCAAGGCCAACATCCTTGTTGGCCCCGGTAATCAGTTTGTGGCTGAGGCGAAACGGATTCTATTTGGCCGTGTCGGGATTGATATGATTGCGGGGCCAACCGACAGCCTGATCCTTGCTGATAAGGCTGCCGATGCGCATATTGTAGCTACCGATCTGGTGAGCCAGGCCGAGCATGGGTACAATTCACCTGTCTGGCTTGTCACCGACAACCGGGAGCTTGCGGAAAAAGTGATGGAACTTGTCCCGGAACTGATTAACGATCTTCCTGATGTAAACCGCGAAAACGCAGGTGCCGCTTGGCGTGACTATGCCGAAGTGATCTTATGTGCTGACCGCGAGGAGATGGCCGCCACCTCGGACGACTATGCCCCAGAGCACCTGACGGTGCAGGCCGATGACTTGGAATGGTGGTTGGACCGATTGACCTGCTATGGTTCGTTGTTTTTGGGGGAAGAAACAACCGTCTCCTTTGGCGACAAGGCAACCGGAACCAATCACGTTTTGCCAACCTCGGGCGCTGCGAGCTACACCGGAGGCCTGAGCGTGCATAAATACATGAAAATCGTAACCTGGCAGCGTGCTACGCGCGAAGGAGCCAAGCCTGTTGCCGAAGCTACAGCTCGTATTGCGCGCCTTGAAGGTATGGAGGGGCATGCGCGTGCAGCGGATGTTCGGCTGGCTAAGTATTTCCCTGATGAAACCTTCGATTTGACTGCAGATGGATGA